The following proteins come from a genomic window of Triticum aestivum cultivar Chinese Spring chromosome 6A, IWGSC CS RefSeq v2.1, whole genome shotgun sequence:
- the LOC123127761 gene encoding polyribonucleotide nucleotidyltransferase 2, mitochondrial translates to MSMAVASLRFLARRRHQLRLAVPGTRAAFLSDTAEEAPQAAPPPPGRKVLESFREEFEIGGRLIAFETGKMARFANGSVVISMEETNVLSTVAAAKSSDPVRDFLPLTVDYQEKQYAQGVIPTTYMRREGAPKERELLCGRIIDRPIRPLFPHGFYHEVQITVNVLSSDGKQDPDVMAANASSAALMLSDVPWNGPIGVIRVGRIDGNFVLNPTVDELGLSDLNLVYACSRDKTLMIDVQAREITERDLQAGMKLAHSEAVKYIDPQIRLAKRAGKEKREYKLSMISDENYEKIRTLSEAPIEEVFTDKSYGKFERGEALQKITESVKEKLEEECDEESLKFLPKAVDTVRKQVIRKRIIKEGLRVDGRRLDEVRPLYCESSTYPILHGSALFSRGDTQVLCTVTLGAPGDAQRLDSIVGPPTKRFMLHYSFPPFSINEVAKRGGLNRREVGHGTLAEKALLAVLPPEGDFPYTVRVNSEVMASDGSTSMASVCGGSMALMDAGIPVREHVAGVSVGLVSETDPTTGDISSYRILTDILGLEDHLGDMDFKIAGTRRGITAIQLDIKPAGIPLDIVCESLEPARKARNQILDRMDQEISSARAINDGSSPRLATLSFSSDSLRKLLFHRKKIEQDTGARVSVSDGTVTIVAKTQPIMDKAIEKVEFLVGREIEVGKTYKGIVSSIKEYGAFVDFNGGQQGLLHISELSHEPVSKVTDIISVGQALSLTCIGQDVRGNIKLSLKANLPHSHQPEKELASEDATLLPNQDLVGWAAVENMPSKDADVNSSNSKDEDDTTEETPAFSTPTVIIRSAADCDAQDVANGPTKKRSKAASSKVAKPSPRASKPTKEQQEARKATPKKASTTSTAKKSKKEKADDSASNGLDKGKADDSASNGLNAIPEQEISNTLKHSSPKNFRSGSIKLGDVVTAKVYQIRAYGLVLELSDGVRGMHKFVENSQNNFEVGEEVLVKCDTFSAKGVPVFSVLD, encoded by the exons ATGTCGATGGCGGTGGCCTCGCTCCGCTTCCTCGCGCGCCGCCGGCACCAGCTCCGGCTCGCCGTCCCGGGCACGCGGGCCGCATTCCTCTCCGACACGGCGGAGGAGGCCCCgcaggcggcgccgccgccgccggggcggAAGGTGCTGGAGAGCTTCCGCGAGGAGTTCGAGATCGGGGGTCGCCTCATCGCCTTCGAGACCGGGAAGATGGCGCGCTTCGCCAACGGCTCCGTGGTCATCTCCATGGAGGAGACCAACGTCCTGTCCACAGTCGCCGCCGCCAAGTCCTCCGACCCCGTCCGGGACTTCCTCCCTCTAACC GTTGATTATCAAGAGAAGCAATATGCTCAAGGTGTTATTCCCACAACATATATGCGCAGGGAAGGTGCCCCTAAGGAAAGAGAACTTCTGTGCGGGCGCATAATCGATCGACCAATACGGCCATTGTTTCCTCATGGCTTTTACCATGAAGTCCAG ATCACGGTAAATGTACTTTCCTCAGATGGAAAGCAGGACCCGGATGttatggctgctaatgcatcttcAGCTGCTCTCATGCTTTCTGATGTACCTTGGAATGGGCCAATTGGAGTAATACGTGTTGGAAGGATTGATGGGAATTTCGTGTTGAACCCAACAGTGGATGAG TTAGGTTTGAGTGATCTCAACCTAGTTTATGCATGCTCACGGGATAAAACACTAATGATAGATGTACAAGCTCGTGAGATAACTGAAAGGGATCTTCAAGCAGGAATGAAGCTTGCGCACTCTGAG GCAGTCAAGTATATCGACCCTCAAATTAGATTGGCCAAGCGAGCTGGCAAAGAGAAAAGAGAGTACAAGCTGTCAATGATTTCAGATGAAAACTACGAGAAAATCAGAACATTATCAGAAGCACCAATTGAGGAAGTCTTCACAGATAAATCATACGGCAAG TTTGAGCGTGGAGAAGCCCTGCAAAAGATCACAGAATCTGTAAAAGAGAAGCTTGAAGAAGAATGTGACGAGGAAAGCTTGAAGTTTCTTCCTAAAGCAGTTGATACTGTGAGAAAGCAG GTCATACGCAAGAGAATAATTAAAGAAGGCCTTAGAGTCGATGGTAGACGACTTGATGAGGTGCGGCCGTTGTACTGCGAATCAAGCACATACCCGATATTGCATGGTTCTGCACTGTTTTCACGTGGAGATACtcag GTTTTATGTACAGTTACCCTTGGTGCTCCTGGTGATGCCCAGCGATTGGATTCAATTGTTGGCCCACCAACAAAGCGTTTCATGCTTCATTATAGTTTTCCACCATTTTCAATAAACGAAGTTGCCAAACGTGGGGGTTTGAATCGACGTGAAGTTGGACATG GCACTCTTGCCGAGAAAGCACTACTTGCTGTGCTTCCTCCAGAAGGTGACTTTCCATATACTGTTCGGGTAAATTCAGAAGTCATGGCCTCTGATGGTTCAACATCAATGGCATCAGTATGTGGAG GAAGCATGGCTTTAATGGATGCTGGGATACCTGTAAGGGAGCATGTTGCTGGTGTTTCAGTGGGTCTTGTCAGTGAAACAGACCCAACTACTGGAGATATTTCTAGTTACCGTATATTAACGGATATTTTA GGTCTTGAGGATCACCTGGGTGACATGGACTTCAAAATTGCAGGAACAAGGAGAGGTATTACTGCTATTCAGCTGGATATAAAACCTGCTGGAATACCATTGGACATAGTATGTGAAAGTTTGGAGCCTGCACGAAAGGCTCGTAATCAAATCCTTGATCGCATGGATCAGGAAATAAGTTCTGCTCGTGCTATCAATGATGGAAGTTCTCCTCGATTAG CCACACTGAGCTTCAGCAGTGATTCTCTTAGGAAATTGCTTTTCCACAGGAAAAAAATTGAGCAAGATACAG GTGCACGGGTATCTGTTAGTGATGGTACAGTCACTATTGTTGCTAAAACTCAGCCAATTATGGATAAGGCTATTGAGAAG GTTGAATTTCTTGTGGGTCGTGAAATTGAAGTTGGCAAGACATACAAAGGAATTGTTTCCTCAATAAAGGAGTATGGCGCTTTTGTGGATTTCAATGGCGGACAGCAAGGTCTTCTTCACATTTCTGAGCTATCACATGAACCG GTTTCAAAAGTCACGGATATTATATCTGTTGGTCAAGCGCTCTCATTGACATGCATTGGACAGGACGTGAGGGGTAATATTAAACTTTCACTCAAAGCAAACCTACCCCATTCCCATCAGCCTGAAAAGGAGTTAGCAAGTGAGGATGCTACTCTTTTGCCAAATCAAGACCTTGTTGGTTGGGCCGCCGTGGAGAACATGCCCAGCAAGGATGCTGATGTCAATTCATCCAATAGCAAAGATGAAGATGACACAACTGAGGAAACGCCTGCATTTTCTACTCCTACAGTTATAATTCGCAGTGCTGCTGACTGTGATGCTCAAGATGTTGCAAATGGTCCTACTAAGAAACGTTCAAAGGCGGCAAGTTCTAAGGTTGCAAAGCCATCCCCTAGAGCATCTAAACCAACCAAAGAACAGCAGGAGGCTAGGAAAGCTACCCCTAAGAAAGCGTCAACTACGTCAACTGCCAAGAAAAGTAAGAAAGAAAAGGCTGATGATTCTGCAAGTAATGGGCTCGATAAAGGGAAGGCTGATGATTCTGCAAGTAATGGGCTCAATGCCATTCCAGAACAGGAAATAAGCAATACCCTGAAGCATTCGAGTCCCAAGAACTTCCGCTCAGGTTCTATAAAGCTGGGCGATGTAGTTACTGCAAAGGTCTACCAAATACGGGCCTATGGATTAGTACTTGAGCTGAGTGATGGAGTTCGTGGAATGCACAAGTTTGTG GAAAATAGCCAGAACAACTTTGAGGTTGGAGAGGAAGTGCTTGTGAAATGCGACACTTTCAGTGCCAAGGGTGTCCCAGTCTTCTCAGTGCTTGATTAG
- the LOC123130697 gene encoding GDSL esterase/lipase At5g33370, producing MGAALVPLLVYVVLVVVAAARAPAASAAPRAFFVFGDSLVDNGNNNYLLTTARADAPPYGIDFPSHRATGRFSNGLNIPDIISEHLGAEPALPYLSPELRGAKLLVGANFASAGVGILNDTGVQFVNIIRMGDQLRYFGEYQRKLRAFAGEEQAARLVNGALVLITLGGNDFVNNYYLVPMSMRSRQYALPGYVSFIISGYRKILARLYELGARRVIVTGTGPLGCVPAELAQHSSNGECAAELNRAVDLFNPQLVDMVRGLNRDAGADVFVSANAYRANFDYLTNPQSYGFTNVKVACCGQGPYNGIGLCTAASNVCANREVFAFWDAFHPTERANRIIVGQFMHGSTDYMHPMNLSTILAMDQLQEGSL from the exons ATGGGCGCCGCTCTCGTTCCTCTCCTCGTCTACGTAGTGctcgtggtggtggcggcggcgcgtgcCCCGGCGGCGTCCGCGGCGCCGCGGGCCTTCTTCGTCTTCGGCGACTCCCTCGTCGACAACGGCAACAACAACTACCTCCTCACCACCGCGCGCGCCGACGCGCCGCCCTACGGCATCGACTTCCCGTCGCACCGCGCCACGGGCCGCTTCTCCAACGGCCTCAACATCCCCGACATCATCA GTGAGCACCTCGGGGCGGAGCCTGCGCTGCCGTACCTGAGCCCGGAGCTCCGAGGGGCGAAGCTGCTCGTGGGCGCCAACTTCGCGTCGGCCGGCGTCGGGATCCTCAACGACACGGGAGTGCAGTTT GTGAACATAATTAGGATGGGGGATCAGCTGCGTTACTTCGGGGAGTACCAGCGCAAGCTGAGGGCCTTCGCCGGCGAGGAGCAGGCGGCGAGGCTCGTCAACGGCGCGCTCGTGCTCATCACGCTGGGAGGCAACGACTTCGTCAACAACTACTACCTGGTGCCCATGTCCATGAGGTCTCGCCAGTACGCTCTCCCGGGCTACGTAAGCTTCATCATCTCCGGGTACAGGAAAATCCTCGCG AGGCTGTACGAGCTGGGGGCGCGGCGCGTGATCGTGACGGGGACAGGGCCGCTGGGGTGCGTGCCGGCGGAGCTGGCGCAGCACAGCAGCAACGGCGAGTGCGCGGCGGAGCTGAACCGCGCCGTGGACCTCTTCAACCCGCAGCTGGTGGACATGGTGCGCGGCCTCAACCGCGACGCCGGCGCCGACGTCTTCGTCTCCGCCAACGCCTACCGCGCCAACTTCGACTACCTCACCAACCCGCAGAGCTACG GGTTCACGAACGTGAAGGTGGCGTGCTGTGGGCAGGGGCCGTACAACGGGATCGGTCTGTGCACGGCGGCGTCCAACGTGTGCGCCAACCGGGAGGTGTTCGCCTTCTGGGACGCCTTCCACCCCACAGAGCGGGCCAACCGGATCATCGTCGGCCAGTTCATGCATGGGTCCACCGACTACATGCACCCCATGAACCTCAGCACCATACTCGCCATGGACCAGCTGCAGGAGGGTTCTCTTTAG